The Aeromicrobium tamlense nucleotide sequence CTCCACCGAGGTCGTCCAGGGCCTCGGCGCCCCGACCTTCTCGCACTCGTTCGACCTCGGCTCCGTGCGGATGACCGAGCGCTTCCTGCTCACCGACCCGCCGTCCGTGGCCGAGGTGACCGCCTGCATGACGCACCTCGACGCGGTCCTCGCGCCGGTGCTGTCCAGGCTGGAGCCGTCCGACGAGATCGTCGGCGTCGCGGGCACCATCACCACGATCGCGGCGCACTCGCTCGCGCTGCCCTCCTACGACAGCGAGGTGATCCACCAGGCGCGCATCCACGTCGACGACGTCCGCGCCGCCTGTGGCTCCCTCATGCAGATGCCCGTCGCCGACCGCCGCGCCCTGCCGTACATGCACCCGGGCCGCGCCGACGTGATCGCGGGCGGTGCGCTCATCCTCGACCGGGTGCTCGAGCACCTGCCGCGCACCATCGAGGAGCTCGTCGTGAGCGAGCAGGACATCCTCGACGGCATCGCCTGGGCCGCCGCGAGGGAGGTCGCCTGATGCGCATCTCGGTTCCCGACTCCTCCTGGCAGGGCGTCCTCGACGACCTCCCCGTCGAGGTCGTCGAGTGGGACGGCAAGGCCCCGCAGCCCGAGGGCCAACTCGACCTCGCGGTCTGGCCGTACACGCTCGACCCCTCCGACATGGCCGCCGTCGACGCCTCCCGCATCGGCCTGATCCAGGGCCAGTCGCTGGGCTACGACGGCGTCGCCGACGTGCTGTCGGCCGGCGGCCGCTACGCCAACGCCGTCGACGTGCACGAGGACTCCACGGCCGAGCTCGCGATGGCCTTGCTGCTCGCCGCCGTGCGCAAGCTCGACGTCTTCGCCGCCCAGCAGGCCGAGGGCATCTGGCGCAAGAGCTGGACCACCAGCCTGCTCGACCGACGCGTGCTGCTGCTCGGCGTCGGCGGCATCGGCCGGCGGATGGCCGCCCGGCTCGACGGCTTCGGCTGCGAGATCGTCCGGGTCGGCACCCGCGCACGCGACGACGAGCACGGCCACGTGCACGGCACCGACGAGCTCGCCGACCTGCTGCCCACGGTGGATGCCGTCGTCGTGGCGGTCCCGCTGACGCCCGACACCGAGCGGATCGTCGACGCGGAGTTCCTCGCCGCCCTGCCCGACGGCGCGATCGTCGTCAACGTGGCCCGCGGCCGCACGGCGGACACCGACGCCGTCCTCGCCGAGGCCGGCCGGATCCGCTACGCCTCCGACGTCTTCGACCCCGAGCCGCTGCCGGCGGACCACCCGCTGTGGTCTGCGCCCGGCGTCATCATCACGCCGCACGTCGGCGGGATGACCTCGGCGATGGCGCCGCGCATCCAGGCCGTCGTGCGCGGCCAGGTGGAGCGGCTGCTCGCAGGGGAGGAGCCGGCGGACGTCGTCGTGGACCACCGCGAGTCCTCGGACTCGTAGGCTGGGCCAGGCTCCCGTAGCCCAACGGCAGAGGCAGACGGCTTAAACCCGTTTCAGTGCGGGTTCGAATCCCGCCGGGAGCACGCGCTCAGGACTGCTTGAGCTCGATGGCCGACCAGGTCTCGTCGAGCTCGAGCGGCGCGGCGGTGTCCCAGCCGTACTCGTCGACGCCCGCGCGCAGGATCGACAGGGGCAGTGCGTCGGAGGGGTAGAGCACCCAGACGCGGCCGATCGAGCCCAGGCGCGGCAGCACGTCGTCGAGCCGCATGTGGAACTCCTGGCTGTTCGACACGGCGATCACCGCGGTGTCGATGCCGGAGGGTCGCACGGGGTCGGTGGGCTCGGGCTGGTTCTCGGCGCCGGTCCACGTGTCGTCGAACCAGCTCTCGGACTGCTCGGGCTCCTCGTCGGCGTACGTCTCCACACCCTCGGGCAGGGGGTCGAGCACGGCCGTCTCCTCGACGGTGTCGCCCACGATCCACAGCAGCGATCCGGGCTCGATCCCGAGCAGCTCGGCCGTGGTCCGCTCGTTGCTCATGGGGTCATCCTAAGCGCCGAGACGTCGCGGATCGTGCGTCCCTTGGCGATGCCCTTCGCCTCGAACTTCGTGATCGGCCGGCCCTCGAACCGCTCGGCCCAGTCGCCCGAGGTCGTGAAGCCCTCGGCGCGCCCGACCACCTCGAGCATCTGGTCGGCGTAGTCCTGCCAGTCGGTGGCCAGCCGCCACACGCCGCCCGGCTTGAGGACGCGGTGGACGAGGGGGACGACCTCGTCCGTGACGAGGCGGCGCTTGTGGTGACGCTTCTTGTGCCAGGGGTCCGGGAACCAGACGCGCACCTCGTCGACGCTCTCGGCCGGCAGCATCCGGGTGAGCGCGGGCACGGCGTCGACGACCGCGAGCCGCACGTTCTCGACCCCCTCGTGGCGCAGCTGGACGAGGGTCTGGGCGACGCCGGGCACGTAGACCTCGAGGCCGAGGAAGTCGGTGTCGGGGTCGAGCCTCGCGGCGTGCACGAGGGACTCGCCGCGGCCGCTGCCGATCTCGAGCACCAGGGGAGCGTCGCGGCCGAAGAGCTCGGCCGGGTCGATCGTGAACCCGTCGGCCACCGAGGTGCTGGTGCGCCCGCGCGGCACGTCGACGACGAAGCGGTGGGCGACGTCGTCCCACGCGTCCTGCTGGCGCTCGGTGAGCCGGCCGCCGCGCCGGGTGAACGACACGACCTCGCGTCGGAACGGGTCTTCGTCGTGATCCGTGCGATCTTCGGCGGTTTCGGGCATGGTCCGAACCTATCGAGCCTGCCATCGTGAGCGGCATGGCGATCATCCCCGACACCAAGGACTGGACCTGGGTCCTGCAGCAGACCTGTGAGGAGTGCGGCTTCGACGCGGACGCGGCAGAGCCCACGCGGGCGGGGGAGGAGGTCCGCGCGATGGTGCCGCGGTGGGGTGAGGCGCTGGCCCGGCCCGACGCCGCGCAGCGCCCGGACGACGCGACGTGGTCGGTGCTGGAGTACGCGTGCCACGTGCGCGACGTGCTGCACCTGTTCGCCGACCGCCTCGCGCTGATCCGCGAGCAGGACGGGCCGGAGTTCGCGAACTGGGACCAGGACGCCACGGCGGCCGAGTCCCGCTACGCCGACCAGGATCCCGCCGTCGTCACCGCCGAGCTCGCTCCGGCCGCCGACGCGTTCGCGGCCGAGATCGACGCCGTGCGCGACTGGTCGCGCCCCGGCCTCCGCTCCAACGGCTCGGCCTTCACCGCCGACACGCTCACGCGCTACGCCCTGCACGACCTCGTGCACCACTTGCACGACGTCCGGGCCTGACGGTTTCCCCGGTTAACCGGGGAAACCGTCACTTCACGTGGTTCGCGAACCCCGTGAAGTGACAGGAAACCTCGTTCAGTGGTGCGACACGACGTGCCGGTGTCACGTTTCGCACACTAATGCGGATTGCGTGGTACTGTCCGACGCATGGATGCAACCCAACTGCTCAAGGGAGTGCTCGACGTGGCCGTCCTGGCCGTCGTCGAGGGCGAGGACGGCTACGGCTACGACGTCGTCCGTCGTCTGCGGGCCGCCGGGCTCGAGGAGGTGGGCGACGCGTCGGTGTACGGCACGCTGCGCCGCCTCTACTCGGCCGGCGCGCTCACGTCGTACGTGGTCCCCAGCGAGGAGGGGCCCCACCGCAAGTACTACGGCATCACCGAGCAGGGTCGGACCATGCTCGCCGCGCAACGCAAGACCTGGGCCGAGTTCGCCCGCACCATGGACCGCATGCTCGAAGGGACCGCCGCATGAACGCCACCACCCTCCCCGCCGAGATCGTCGCGTTCGCGGCTGCCGTGCGCGCCGCGCTGGCCGACCTCCCCGCCGACGAGGTCGAGGAGCTCACCGACGGCCTCGAGGCCGACCTCGCCGAGGCGTACGCCGAGGACCTGGCGCGCGAGCTGCCCGACCCCACCGCCTACGCCCACGAGCTGCGCGGCGCCGCCGGACTGCCGACGCCCCAGGCTCCCAAGGGCCGACTCCACGCGATCGGGACCTCCTTCGCCGAGGCGGGACGCGACGTCGAGCGCAGTCTGCGCCGCAGCCCGGCGGTCTCCTCGACGCTGGACTTCCTCGTGACGCTGCGTCCCGCGTGGTGGATCGTGCGCGGCTGGGTCGCCTACCAGGTGTTCTGCCTGACGATCCTCGGGATGTGGAAGACCGACGTCCTCCCCGGTGACTTCGCGAAGTGGCTGCTCCTGATCCTCCTGGTGGCCGGCAGCGTCTTCCTGGGCATGAGGTCCTGGCCGCGTCCCGTGGCCGTCCTGATCGTCCTGGGCAACGCGTTCGCCGCGTTCGCGCTGATCCCGGTGCTGGCGAACGACGCCACGGGCGCCGAGCTGGAGATGGCCTACGAGAACCCGCCGGAGTACGAGTACGGGAGCGGGTACGAGGGTGGCGACGGCACCGGCGTCTGGCTGAACGGCAGCGAGGTCACGAACATCTTCGCCTACAACGCCCGCGGCGAGAGGCTCAACGGCGTCCAGCTGTTCGACCAGGACGGCAAGCCCCTCACGACCTCGGTCCCCGGCGGCAACGGCTGCCTGGAGAAGGACGAGTTCGACGAGTGCACCAAGCCCGGCGCCTGGATGCCCGTGCAGCTCGAGACGGGCGCCTCGGCGTGGAACGTCTTCCCGATGAAGATGGCCGAGTCCTCCTTCGACGACCCGACCCGTCCGGTCACGGGAGCGGTCGCGCAGGACCGTCCCGCGCCATTCCTCAAGGTCCCGGCGCTGCTCGTCGCGAGCCCGACGGCCGACGCGAAGGACTCCGCGGCCGCCACCGAGGAGAAGGACGGGAAGAAGAAGCCCTGAGCGGGAAGCCTGGCGGTGGTGGGGGCGTTGTATAGGGTGAGTACACCGACCCCGCCACCACCGGCGCGCGGGGCCACATTCTCCCGGAGGAGATCATGAGGAGCAGCAACCCCGTCTTTGCGAACAACGCGGAGTTCAACGGCCGCAACACGACTCAGTACGCAGACCCGTCGCAGTGGAAGATCGACCTGTCCGGCTCGGGTGACGGAACGCAGACCCCCGGCCTGCAGGCTCCCACGTCCCCCGGACGCATGACCTTGGACACCGTGGTCGAGAAGACCGCCATCACGCTCGGCCTCGTGGTGCTCGGCGCCGCGGTCGCTTGGTTCATGATCGGCGACATCGACT carries:
- a CDS encoding Ppx/GppA phosphatase family protein, whose protein sequence is MARSTVAAIDCGTNSIRLLIAEIEGDAKTDLLREMRVVRLGQGVDETGTLAPEAVERTLEACREYGGVIDAMGVDVVSFAATSAMRDADNAADFSDRVEEILGVRPRVLTGEEEARASFEGATGDVAEALTAVIDLGGGSTEVVQGLGAPTFSHSFDLGSVRMTERFLLTDPPSVAEVTACMTHLDAVLAPVLSRLEPSDEIVGVAGTITTIAAHSLALPSYDSEVIHQARIHVDDVRAACGSLMQMPVADRRALPYMHPGRADVIAGGALILDRVLEHLPRTIEELVVSEQDILDGIAWAAAREVA
- a CDS encoding NAD(P)-dependent oxidoreductase, translating into MRISVPDSSWQGVLDDLPVEVVEWDGKAPQPEGQLDLAVWPYTLDPSDMAAVDASRIGLIQGQSLGYDGVADVLSAGGRYANAVDVHEDSTAELAMALLLAAVRKLDVFAAQQAEGIWRKSWTTSLLDRRVLLLGVGGIGRRMAARLDGFGCEIVRVGTRARDDEHGHVHGTDELADLLPTVDAVVVAVPLTPDTERIVDAEFLAALPDGAIVVNVARGRTADTDAVLAEAGRIRYASDVFDPEPLPADHPLWSAPGVIITPHVGGMTSAMAPRIQAVVRGQVERLLAGEEPADVVVDHRESSDS
- the trmB gene encoding tRNA (guanosine(46)-N7)-methyltransferase TrmB, yielding MPETAEDRTDHDEDPFRREVVSFTRRGGRLTERQQDAWDDVAHRFVVDVPRGRTSTSVADGFTIDPAELFGRDAPLVLEIGSGRGESLVHAARLDPDTDFLGLEVYVPGVAQTLVQLRHEGVENVRLAVVDAVPALTRMLPAESVDEVRVWFPDPWHKKRHHKRRLVTDEVVPLVHRVLKPGGVWRLATDWQDYADQMLEVVGRAEGFTTSGDWAERFEGRPITKFEAKGIAKGRTIRDVSALRMTP
- a CDS encoding DinB family protein produces the protein MAIIPDTKDWTWVLQQTCEECGFDADAAEPTRAGEEVRAMVPRWGEALARPDAAQRPDDATWSVLEYACHVRDVLHLFADRLALIREQDGPEFANWDQDATAAESRYADQDPAVVTAELAPAADAFAAEIDAVRDWSRPGLRSNGSAFTADTLTRYALHDLVHHLHDVRA
- a CDS encoding PadR family transcriptional regulator, which codes for MDATQLLKGVLDVAVLAVVEGEDGYGYDVVRRLRAAGLEEVGDASVYGTLRRLYSAGALTSYVVPSEEGPHRKYYGITEQGRTMLAAQRKTWAEFARTMDRMLEGTAA